In Zingiber officinale cultivar Zhangliang chromosome 1A, Zo_v1.1, whole genome shotgun sequence, a genomic segment contains:
- the LOC122016000 gene encoding nuclear envelope morphology protein 1-like has protein sequence MVAAASLDVNCRSRPAYLAVLRDRPHGAQQARGRVLPFSPPLPWFSSTSVSDPGGATPSRPEESRSAFPVFPSPPSVAAMAELAQAELCSPGPAATATSTGKSVQVWRALVSWMAILFRLLLQILRGTPSWAQLLSFVGLRQPLLFSPSAASTGYKPLAVDRPSDAQPLRVGNSLESLNRLTVVLDLDETLVCAYETSSLPSAVRMQAIEAGLKCFELECISSEKDADGRPKVNHVTVFERPGLHEFLKHCSEFADLILFTAGLEGYASPVIDRIDADKKLSHRLYRPSTVSTEHREHVKDLTCVSKDLSRTVIVDNNPFSFLLQPSNGVPCVPFFAAQPCDNQLMDVILPLLKQLSFQKDVRPVLYEKFHMPEWFEHQGIPSINPSL, from the exons ATGGTGGCTGCCGCAAGTCTGGACGTCAACTGCCGTTCCCGACCCGCATATTTAGCTGTACTCCGCGACCGCCCGCACGGCGCACAGCAGGCGCGCGGCCGGGTGCTTCCTTTTTCTCCTCCGCTGCCGTGGTTCTCCTCCACCTCCGTCTCGGATCCAGGAGGGGCCACTCCGTCGAGGCCAGAAGAGAGCCGAAGCGCCTTCCCGGTGTTCCCGTCTCCGCCCTCCGTTGCTGCCATGGCCGAGCTGGCCCAGGCGGAGTTGTGCTCTCCGGGGCCCGCCGCGACGGCGACCTCTACGGGGAAGAGCGTCCAGGTGTGGCGTGCGTTGGTGAGCTGGATGGCCATCCTGTTCCGCCTCCTCCTCCAGATCCTGCGAGGGACGCCCTCGTGGGCTCAGCTCCTCTCCTTCGTTGGCCTCCGCCAACCCCTCCTCTTCTCTCCGTCCGCCGCATCCACGGGTTATAAGCCTCTCGCAGTGGATCGACCTAGCGATGCCCAGCCCCTCCGGGTTGGAAACTCGCTGGAGTCCCTCAATAGGCTCACG GTTGTACTTGATTTGGATGAGACTTTAGTTTGTGCATATGAGACATCCAGTCTTCCGTCTGCAGTTCGTATGCAGGCCATTGAAGCTGGTCTAAAGTGCTTTGAACTAGAATGTATATCTTCAGAAAAG GATGCCGATGGAAGACCGAAGGTCAACCATGTCACTGTCTTTGAACGTCCTGGTTTGCACGAATTCTTAAAACACTGCAGTGAATTTGCAGATCTTATTCTTTTCACAGCTGGCCTTGAAG GTTATGCTAGTCCTGTTATTGACAGAATAGATGCTGACAAAAAATTAAGTCATCGGCTATACAGGCCTTCTACTGTGAGCAC GGAACACCGAGAACATGTCAAAGACCTTACTTGTGTATCGAAAGACCTCTCCCGCACGGTTATTGTAGACAACAATCCATTTAGCTTCTTGCTTCAACCTTCCAATGGAGTACCATGCGTGCCATTCTTTGCAGCACAACCTTGTGATAACCAG CTCATGGATGTCATTCTTCCCCTTCTGAAGCAACTTTCATTTCAGAAGGATGTCAGACCTGTTCTATACGAAAAGTTTCACATGCCCGAATGGTTTGAACACCAAGGAATCCCCTCCATAAACCCTAGTCTGTGA
- the LOC122016011 gene encoding uncharacterized protein LOC122016011 has protein sequence MLLRHCCLTQWSHLIISDIDRVLHLLVHIWQARVLIKGIACVARFSGIHQVWHIVTLLRRLAAQRDMRLVAVLPGECVAALAPILVERVVLDVGLEVRLDCVGLGAMWAFQVLGSVLTVEVFLDAGDVTECAGAVAVDAGRDGADVGLAAHWGAAGLLELVVDVMSAHVELQILVALEALAAHCANVPTGGQQILRPQRHHLCTRI, from the exons ATGCTGCTCCGCCATTGTTGCCTCACCCAGTGGAGCCACCTCATCATTAGCGACATCGACAGGGTACTCCACCTGCTCGTTCATATCTGGCAGGCCAGAGTTCTCATTAAAGGCATAGCGTGCGTTGCTCGATTCTCCGGCATCCATCAGGTTTGGCACATTGTCACCCTCCTCCGAAGGCTCGCTGCACAACGCGATATGCGCCTCGTAGCTGTTCTTCCTGGAGAATGTGTCGCTGCACTTGCACCGATACTGGTGGAGAGAGTGGTTCTTGATGTGGGCCTTGAGGTCCGCCTCGACTGCGTAGGTCTTGGTGCAATGTGGGCATTTCAGGTTCTTGGGTCCGTGCTTACGGTTGAAGTGTTTCTTGATGCCGGTGATGTCACTGAGTGCGCGGGAGCTGTGGCTGTAGACGCAGGACGGGATGGGGCAGACGTAGGCCTTGCGGCGCACTGGGGTGCGGCCGGACTTCTTGAGCTCGTAGTTGATGTTATGAGTGCGCATGTGGAGCTGCAGATTCTGGTCGCGCTGGAAGCCCTTGCTGCACACTGTGCAAATGTACCGACCGGTGGCCAACAGATCCTCCGGCCGCAGCGCCACCACCTCTGCACTAGGATCTG A